DNA from Nomascus leucogenys isolate Asia chromosome 24, Asia_NLE_v1, whole genome shotgun sequence:
ggaggcagaggttgcagttagccaagatccacccactgcactccagactgtcgacagagggagactgcgtctcaaaataataataataataattagctttcttttctttttttcttttttttttttttttttttggagatcgagtctcactctgtcgccgagacTGCAtggggcagtggcacgatctcggctcactgccacctccgcctcccaggttcaagtgattctcctgcctcagcctccccagtagctgagattacaggctactgttggctaggctggtccctaactcctgacctcaagtgatccgcccgcctcggcctcccaaagtgctaggattacaggtgtgagccaccgcacccagccccttgcCCTCTCCACCAAGATTCATTTCACAGTATCCAGTGTCTCCTTGTTTCCCTTTCTCCCCTTTCACATGAATAATGTGCTTAGTTCTTAATCTCCACAAAAATCCTGtgagagggccgggcacggtggctcacaatcccagcactttgggaggccgaggcgggtggatcacgaggtcaggagatcaagaccacagtgaaaccccgtctctactaaaaatacaaaaaaaaattagccgggcgtggtggcgggtgcctgtagtcccagctactcaggaggctgaggcaggagaatggtgtgaacccaggaggcggagcttgcagtgagctgagatcgcgccactgcactccagcctgggcaacagagcgagactccgtctcaaaaaaaaaaaaaatcctgtgagaGAGGTACTTTTgttgtccccatttcacagatgacaaaactTAGGAAGTTCCTGCTAACATCTGTGGCAGAGCAGGGGCTTCCACGCAGGTTTGTGTGATCCCAGAGCCTGTGAGCTCTCCTCGCGGTCCTCATCCTCTGGACTCAGGGTCTGTCTTCTTCACCCTTCAGTCTCACACAGGTCCCACAGCACAGAACCCGGCTTGGTGCTGACACTAGGCCAGGGCGACGTGGGCCAGCTGGGGCTGGGTGAGAAGGTGATGGAGAGGAAGAAGCCGGCCCTGGTATCCATTCCAGAGGATGTTgtgcaggctgaggctgggggcatGCACACCGTGTGTCTAAGCAAAAGTGGCCAGGTAGGTGTTGGGGGCCGGCACAGGGTTGGACAAGGCCTGGGGTTGGGTGGCTTGGGGCAGGGCTTTTGAATCACACATGTTCACTGTGGAAATGGAGCTGGCTTGTCAAGTGGGGAGTGGCCTACATGAGAATGGACTGCGCGGCCAGACTCTGCATTAATGAGGGCATCCTGGGCACAGGTCTATTCCTTCGGCTGCAATGATGAGGGTGCCCTGGGAAGGGACACATCAGTGGAGGGCTCGGAGATGGTCCCTGGGAAAGTGGAGCTGCAAGAGAAGGTGGTACAGGTGTCAGCAGGAGACAGTCACACAGCAGCCCTCACCGAGGATGGCCGTGTCTTCCTCTGGGGCTCCTTCAGGGTAAGGCTGGGTCTGGAAGTCTGCATGGGGTCTGAAAGGCAGAATTAACTGGCGGGGCCCCAAAGATAATCCACTTCCATGCCCCCATGGTACTTACTGGTGGGGAGATGAAAGCCCACAGGTAGAGCTGAGGCCCAGACGCAGGACTCTAGCTTCCTCACGTGGGCCTGTCCACGCCACGGGCTGTTTCCTCGAATCCGATGTCATTAAGTGTCTGTCCTGGGAAGTGAGTGGGTCAAGGATGTCCCTGGGTTGAGGCTGATCCAGGAGGCCTGCTGTCTTCACCCATCTCCCTGACTTCCGTCTCCCCCTCACCTTGCCAGCACTTCCCAGAGGCTTGGATGGGGAAGGAGGTGTGGAGGCAGGGATTGTCGCATCTCAGAGTTTCCAAGGTACAGAGGAGTgtagtttaaaaaacagatactgttttttgttgttgttttgttttgttttgagacagagtttcactctcgttgcccaggctggagtgcaatagcgcaatctcggctcaccacaacctccacctcccaggtttaagtgattctcctgcctcagcctcccgagtagctgggattacaggcatgtgccaccatgcccggctgatttttgtatttttagtagagacggggtttcaccatgttggccaggctgattgtgaatttctgatctcaggtgatccgcccgtctgggcctcccagagtgctggattgcaggcgtgagccaccgcgtctggcctcttttcttttttcttttttttgagacggggggagtctcgctttgtcgcccaggctggagtgcagtggcgcgatctcggctcactccaagctccgcctcccgggttcacgccattctcctgcctctgcctcccgagtagctgggactacaggcacccgccacaacacctggctaattttttgttagagacggtgtttcaccgtgttagccaggatggtcttgatctcctgacctcgtgatcacctgcctcagcctcccaaagtgctgggattacaggtgtgagccactgcacccggcctcttttcttttttaattagagacgagatcctgctctgtcacccaggccagagtgcaatggcatcatagctcattgcagcctcaacttcctgggctcagcctcgcaagtagctgttactataggcttgtgccaccacagcccagctaatttttgtattttttgtagggacggggtttcaccgtgttgcccaagctggtcctgagctcaagcgatctgcccacctgggcctaccaaagtgctaggattactggcatgagttaccatgcctggcccagaagagTATATTGAACGCCCGTTTACTTGCCACACAGTTTCAATGATTATCAGCTTGTGGCCAGACTTGTTTATCTCTATTTGCATCCACTGTCTGATTCCTTGATTATTTTAATGCGAGTCGCAGACCATAAATGGTTTCATTTGTAAGTATTTGAGTATGTGGCCCGGTTCCTGCCCACTTCTCCATCCCCATCTGGTGCCACTGCCCTTCTGGATTTCACTGGCACGGGGCAGGCAGGACTGGCTGATAAGGGCCCTGTCCCTCCCTTCTAGGACAATAACGGTGTGATTGGGCTGTTGGAGCCCATGAAGAAGAGCATGGTGCCCGTGCAGGTGCAGCTGGATGTGCCTGTGGTAAAGGTGGCCTCAGGTGGGTCTGGGGGTACTTGCTCGGGGCAGGAGTTGGAGGACCTTGTTCTGGGGCTGGCCTAGCCTTGGGCCTTACAGTTGTGGCCTGCATCCCTTACCTTTTCATCCTTAGGAAACGACCACTTGGTGATGCTGACAGCTGATGGTGACCTCTACACCTTGGGCTGCGGGGAACAGGGCCAGCTAGGCCGTGTGCCTGAGTTATTTGCCAACCGTGGTGGCCGGCAAGGCCTTGGTAAGTGGCCTTGGTACCTCCAGCAGGGCAAATTGGCCGGCCACCCCCACAGTGAAGGCCAAAGGCAGGAAGGATTTGCTGTGGTCAGGCTTGCATCAGATGGACTTGTGGTGTTGGTTAGGACTTTGGAGACAGACTGCTCTGGTAGTTTTGCCCCCTACTGTCTATGGGACTCTGAACATAGTTTCTTCATCACTAAGTCTACCTACCTGTAAACCTACTTCATTAGGTTGCTGTgaagttaaatgagttaatgagaAGAATATCAGGCAGATGGTAAGTTCCATATAAATGATACTTCTAATGACTGTGGGAATCTGAGCAAGGCACTTGTATTCTCTTgatctcagtttccttttctataaaataggGTTAAGAGCCCCTACTTAGCCTCTCAAGGGCTTTTATAATGGAGGAGAATTAAACTCGGGGCAGAGAGAAGccatgtgtgtctgtctgtcacTGACCGTGGCTTTCCCTCTGCCTGCAGAACGACTCCTGGTCCCCAAGTGTGTGATGCTGAAATCCAGAGGAAGTCGGGGCCACGTGAGATTCCAGGATGCCTTTTGTGGTGCCTATTTCACCTTTGCCATCTCCCACGAGGGCCACGTGTACGGCTTTGGCCTCTCCAACTACCATCAGCTCGGTGAGCCCCGAGCCCAGCTTCAGGCATGACCCAGTGGCCTGCGTTCCTgtcctg
Protein-coding regions in this window:
- the RCC1 gene encoding regulator of chromosome condensation isoform X1; this translates as MSPKRIAKRKSPPADAIPKSKKVKVSHRSHSTEPGLVLTLGQGDVGQLGLGEKVMERKKPALVSIPEDVVQAEAGGMHTVCLSKSGQVYSFGCNDEGALGRDTSVEGSEMVPGKVELQEKVVQVSAGDSHTAALTEDGRVFLWGSFRDNNGVIGLLEPMKKSMVPVQVQLDVPVVKVASGNDHLVMLTADGDLYTLGCGEQGQLGRVPELFANRGGRQGLERLLVPKCVMLKSRGSRGHVRFQDAFCGAYFTFAISHEGHVYGFGLSNYHQLGTPGTESCFIPQNLTSFKNSTKSWVGFSGGQHHTVCMDSEGKAYSLGRAEYGRLGLGEGAQEKSIPTLISRLPAVSSVACGASVGYAVTKDGRVFAWGMGTNYQLGTGQDEDAWSPVEMTGKQLENRVVLSVSSGGQHTVLLVKDKEQS
- the RCC1 gene encoding regulator of chromosome condensation isoform X2 → MSPKRIAKRKSPPADAIPKSKKVKDARAATSRRVPGARSCQGAYRPSPPDQKTQPVSHRSHSTEPGLVLTLGQGDVGQLGLGEKVMERKKPALVSIPEDVVQAEAGGMHTVCLSKSGQVYSFGCNDEGALGRDTSVEGSEMVPGKVELQEKVVQVSAGDSHTAALTEDGRVFLWGSFRDNNGVIGLLEPMKKSMVPVQVQLDVPVVKVASGNDHLVMLTADGDLYTLGCGEQGQLGRVPELFANRGGRQGLERLLVPKCVMLKSRGSRGHVRFQDAFCGAYFTFAISHEGHVYGFGLSNYHQLGTPGTESCFIPQNLTSFKNSTKSWVGFSGGQHHTVCMDSEGKAYSLGRAEYGRLGLGEGAQEKSIPTLISRLPAVSSVACGASVGYAVTKDGRVFAWGMGTNYQLGTGQDEDAWSPVEMTGKQLENRVVLSVSSGGQHTVLLVKDKEQS